From a region of the Lactuca sativa cultivar Salinas chromosome 4, Lsat_Salinas_v11, whole genome shotgun sequence genome:
- the LOC128133739 gene encoding uncharacterized protein LOC128133739, which yields GEGKRASITYYITYILSCITKHSPQYRILMVWRILGGIATSLLFSAFESWLVAKHNKRGFEQQWLSITFSKAIFLGNGLVAILAGLFGNLLVGSLAMGPVAPFDAASIFLAIGMAIIISSWTKNYGDSSESKDLMTQFRGAAVAIASDEKIALLGAIQSLFEGSMYTFVFLWTPALSPNGEDIPHGFIFATFMLSSMLGSYLASRLLAHTLTYIDIVLCCVCVCSHTVKRIGKDNCKCRYSNVASQLLINLVYYLAG from the exons GGAGAAGGAAAAAGAGCTTCAATTACTTACTACATAACCTACATTCTGAGTTGCATCACCAAGCATTCACCTCAGTACAGAATTCTAATGGTGTGGCGTATATTGGGAGGGATTGCCACCTCTCTCCTCTTTTCAGCCTTTGAATCATGGCTTGTTGCTAAACACAACAAG AGAGGTTTTGAGCAACAATGGCTATCAATTACATTCTCTAAGGCAATATTTCTTGGGAATGGACTGGTTGCCATTTTAGCTGGTTTATTTGGAAATCTTTTAGTTGGTTCATTGGCCATGGGACCTGTTGCTCCATTTGATGCAGCTTCAATCTTTCTTGCCATTGGAATGGCCATCATCATATCATCATGGACTAAAAATTATGGTGACTCATCAGAAAGCAAAGATCTAATGACCCAATTCAGGGGTGCTGCTGTTGCAATTGCATCAG ATGAAAAGATAGCATTATTGGGTGCAATACAATCTTTATTCGAGGGTTCAATGTACACTTTTGTGTTTCTATGGACACCTGCTTTAAGCCCAAATGGTGAAGACATTCCACATGGTTTCATTTTTGCTACTTTCATGTTATCTTCCATGTTAGGAAGCTATTTAGCTTCTCGGTTATTAGCACACACACTGACATACATTGATAttgtgttgtgttgtgtgtgtgtgt GTTCACACACTGTTAAAAGGATTGGAAAAGATAATTGCAAGTGCAGATATTCCAAT GTAGCATCTCAGCTTCTGATTAATTTGGTGTACTATTTGGCAGGTTGA
- the LOC111896873 gene encoding uncharacterized protein LOC111896873, whose amino-acid sequence MGFNDSRPMKTEAPEVKSRVFQLNTEEARVAQDVVTGTFLVNGLFAHVLFDSGATPSFVSLSLGKKFQDALGILDSPLEVEITDDRTVSSMRVFRRSILNMFGEIFPINLVSIPLRGLKAIIELDWLGPNGAIIDCER is encoded by the exons ATGGGGTTTAATGATAGCCGCCCAATGAAGACAGAGGCTCCTGAGGTGAAGAGCCGCGTATTTCAGCTGAACACTGAGGAGGCCCGAGTTGCGCAGGACGTCGTGACTG ggacctttttggtcaatggattGTTTGCTCATGTTctttttgattcgggggctaccccaTCATTTGTATCTCTTTCACTTGGCAAGAAGTTTCAAGATGCTCTAGGGATTTTGGATTCCCCACTTGAGGTGGAGATTACAGATGACCGTACCGTGAGCTCTATGAGGGTATTTCGGAGGAGTATTCTGAATATGTTCGGTGAGATATTTCCTATCAATTTGGTGTCGATTCCCTTGAGGGGATTGAAAGCAATTATCGAGTTGGACTGGTTGGGGCCTAATGGGGCCATAATAGATTGTGAGCGGTAG